From Candidatus Hydrogenedentota bacterium, one genomic window encodes:
- a CDS encoding sugar phosphate isomerase/epimerase has translation MLDSLHDYMRVGIVHFMAFPQCAGGVGPIVKTISAIAFDPFFDVIEISHTKSEAHRKEIRALAEQSRIEICFGAQPILLGGGLDLNHPDNGERARAIEAVMNAIDEAFEVGSKTVAVLSGKVTDDKSAAMSRLTESLMELCEYAKTKAMSVTLETFDQVPFGKNCLIGPTKDAVAVSEAVRKHYSNFGIMLDLSHLPLQEESPKHAIRMAREHLVHAHIGNCAMDYPHHPAYGDMHPRFGMPGTRNDVHELAEYLKCLVEVGYLSKEKPRVVSFEVKPMPEENPEAVLAGCKRTLEAAWRRLRARQ, from the coding sequence ATGTTGGATTCACTTCACGATTACATGCGGGTCGGTATCGTTCATTTCATGGCCTTTCCTCAATGCGCAGGCGGCGTAGGGCCCATCGTCAAAACGATCTCGGCCATCGCGTTCGATCCCTTTTTCGACGTGATTGAGATCTCGCATACGAAGAGCGAGGCCCACCGGAAAGAAATCCGGGCGCTCGCGGAACAATCGCGCATAGAGATCTGCTTTGGAGCCCAGCCTATACTGCTCGGAGGGGGACTCGACCTGAATCACCCCGATAACGGCGAACGCGCGCGGGCCATTGAGGCCGTCATGAATGCCATCGACGAGGCGTTCGAGGTGGGCTCAAAGACCGTTGCCGTTTTGAGTGGCAAAGTGACCGACGACAAATCCGCTGCCATGTCGCGCCTGACCGAATCGCTCATGGAACTCTGCGAATACGCGAAGACCAAAGCAATGAGCGTCACGCTGGAAACCTTCGATCAAGTGCCCTTCGGTAAGAACTGCCTCATCGGGCCCACCAAGGACGCCGTGGCGGTCTCTGAGGCGGTTCGGAAGCACTACTCCAACTTCGGAATCATGCTTGATCTCAGTCATTTACCCCTGCAGGAAGAGTCTCCGAAGCATGCCATTCGCATGGCGCGCGAACACCTTGTGCATGCGCACATCGGTAACTGCGCGATGGATTACCCGCACCATCCCGCATATGGAGATATGCATCCGCGCTTCGGCATGCCAGGCACTCGAAACGACGTACATGAGTTGGCCGAGTACCTTAAATGCCTCGTGGAAGTTGGATACCTTTCGAAGGAGAAGCCGCGGGTGGTCAGTTTCGAAGTGAAGCCGATGCCCGAAGAAAACCCCGAAGCCGTGCTCGCCGGATGCAAACGCACACTGGAGGCTGCGTGGCGCAGATTGCGCGCGCGCCAATAA
- a CDS encoding D-glycerate dehydrogenase gives MPRIFVSRQIPDAGLNLLYDAFGRDSVDVFPHDRIIGRDEFLAGVKGADAILPILTERVDAEVMDAAGPQLQIIANFAVGYNNIEVAAATQRRIPVTNTPGVLTETTADLTWALILAVARRIGEGERIVRAQQWPGWGPMQLMGSDVFGKTLGIFGFGRIGKAVARRARAFDMNVLYTSRDTVDPEIDHEYHARAVDKDTLLAESDFVSIHCPLMPETTHAFGQAEFKAMKKSAYLINTSRGPVVDEAALAAALKAGDIAGAGLDVYENEPSVHPGLFECENAVIIPHLGSATLETRGKMAFIAATNIVARLRGERPPNCVNPEVL, from the coding sequence ATGCCGCGAATTTTTGTCTCCCGCCAAATTCCCGACGCGGGACTTAACCTGTTGTACGATGCGTTCGGCCGCGACAGTGTCGACGTGTTTCCGCACGACCGTATTATCGGGCGCGATGAGTTTCTGGCAGGCGTGAAGGGAGCGGACGCCATCCTCCCTATTCTCACGGAGCGAGTGGATGCGGAAGTCATGGACGCGGCAGGCCCGCAACTGCAAATCATCGCCAATTTCGCTGTCGGGTATAACAACATCGAAGTAGCCGCCGCCACGCAACGGCGCATCCCCGTCACCAACACGCCCGGCGTGTTGACCGAGACTACGGCGGATCTGACATGGGCGCTTATACTCGCGGTGGCACGGCGTATCGGTGAAGGCGAACGCATCGTGCGCGCGCAGCAATGGCCGGGCTGGGGGCCGATGCAGCTTATGGGTTCCGATGTGTTTGGCAAGACGCTGGGCATTTTCGGGTTCGGACGTATTGGCAAGGCCGTTGCCCGCCGTGCGCGCGCATTCGACATGAATGTCCTTTACACGTCTCGCGATACAGTTGACCCCGAAATCGACCACGAGTACCACGCACGTGCCGTCGACAAGGACACCCTCCTGGCAGAATCGGATTTCGTGAGCATTCACTGCCCGCTGATGCCGGAGACAACCCATGCGTTCGGCCAGGCCGAGTTCAAAGCCATGAAGAAATCCGCGTATCTGATCAATACGTCGCGGGGTCCTGTCGTCGATGAGGCAGCACTTGCCGCAGCTTTGAAGGCCGGCGACATCGCGGGCGCCGGTCTGGACGTGTACGAAAACGAACCTTCGGTCCACCCAGGGTTATTCGAGTGCGAGAATGCCGTGATCATCCCCCACCTCGGGAGCGCAACTCTTGAGACGCGCGGCAAAATGGCCTTCATCGCGGCCACGAACATCGTCGCTCGCCTGCGAGGAGAACGGCCGCCGAACTGCGTGAACCCCGAAGTGCTCTGA
- the dxs gene encoding 1-deoxy-D-xylulose-5-phosphate synthase has protein sequence MTSNHDESATPQENPGTPILDTINSPADLKRLSIDELKTLAEEIRRTIIATAAAYGGHLAPHLGVVELTLAVHYVFDTEEDMLVWDVGHQCYAHKLVTGRREQIGTIRRKGGLSGYPKRCESPYDTFGVGHSSTSISAALGMSVARKQLGQSERAIAIIGDGAMTAGMAFEALGHAGHLGSDLLVILNDNDMSISKNVTALSAYFNRLITHGLYTRARGDLHTFMERMLGQSLTRAAERLEHSVKGFLMPGTLFEELGFRYLGPVDGHDLDVLVECLSNLRNSHGPVFFHVVTKKGKGYSYAEDDPLTYHGVRAFDIKTGRFQPASASVPTFTDVFADALIEAAREDSRVVGITAAMPTGTGLSKFEKEFPSRMFDVGICEQHAVTFSAGLATQGLKPVCAIYSTFLQRGYDQLIHDVCLQNLPVVFAIDRAGAVGEDSPTQQGAFDISFLRLVPNLDILVPRDDVDLRAMLLWSLKQDRAVAIRYARGKAPTLGPVEGRDITRGEVLREGTDAMILGVGPILGACLDAAQALQAEGLSIGVADPRHVKPLDTDLLDRFKGMPLITVEENTLPGGFGAAVLEYFEHKGCLDEVRVRRVGFPDAFIDHATREEQLADIGLDVHGITASVREFVTQREAQPVR, from the coding sequence ATGACTTCCAATCATGACGAGTCGGCGACGCCGCAGGAAAACCCCGGCACCCCGATCCTGGATACCATTAACTCGCCCGCAGACCTTAAGCGGCTCTCCATTGACGAGTTGAAGACTCTCGCGGAGGAGATCCGGCGCACCATCATTGCAACGGCGGCCGCATACGGTGGTCACTTGGCCCCGCACCTTGGCGTTGTCGAGTTGACCCTCGCCGTCCACTACGTGTTTGACACCGAAGAAGATATGCTGGTCTGGGACGTCGGCCACCAATGCTACGCCCACAAATTGGTTACCGGCCGCCGTGAACAGATTGGCACCATCCGGCGCAAAGGCGGTTTGAGCGGGTATCCGAAACGCTGCGAAAGTCCCTATGACACCTTTGGGGTTGGCCACAGTTCCACCTCAATTTCCGCGGCGCTCGGCATGTCCGTTGCCCGCAAACAATTGGGCCAGTCCGAACGGGCGATTGCCATCATCGGCGACGGCGCCATGACCGCCGGAATGGCCTTTGAAGCGCTCGGCCACGCCGGCCACCTGGGTTCTGACCTGCTCGTTATCCTCAACGACAACGACATGTCGATTTCCAAGAATGTTACGGCGCTTTCGGCGTACTTCAATCGCCTCATCACGCACGGCCTCTACACACGAGCGCGCGGCGACCTCCATACCTTCATGGAGCGCATGCTCGGCCAGAGCTTGACCCGCGCCGCCGAACGGCTTGAGCACTCCGTCAAAGGCTTTCTCATGCCGGGCACGCTCTTCGAGGAACTCGGGTTCCGTTACCTCGGGCCTGTCGACGGCCACGACCTTGACGTGCTGGTCGAGTGTCTCAGCAATCTCCGCAACTCTCACGGCCCCGTGTTTTTCCACGTGGTCACGAAGAAGGGCAAAGGCTACAGCTACGCCGAGGATGACCCCCTCACGTACCACGGCGTTCGTGCCTTCGATATCAAAACGGGCCGATTCCAGCCCGCATCGGCATCTGTCCCAACCTTCACGGACGTGTTCGCCGACGCGCTGATCGAAGCCGCCCGCGAAGACTCCCGCGTTGTCGGTATCACCGCTGCCATGCCCACTGGCACTGGTCTCAGTAAGTTCGAGAAGGAATTCCCTTCCCGCATGTTCGACGTCGGCATCTGCGAACAACACGCGGTGACGTTCTCGGCCGGGTTGGCGACGCAAGGCCTTAAGCCGGTCTGCGCCATTTACTCCACATTCCTCCAGCGCGGGTACGACCAGCTCATACACGACGTGTGTCTCCAGAATCTGCCCGTCGTGTTCGCCATCGACCGCGCGGGAGCCGTCGGTGAAGACAGCCCCACGCAGCAGGGAGCGTTCGACATATCCTTCTTGCGTCTAGTTCCGAATCTGGACATCCTCGTCCCGCGTGATGACGTGGATCTTCGCGCCATGCTCCTGTGGTCGTTGAAGCAGGACCGCGCCGTGGCTATTCGTTACGCGCGCGGAAAAGCGCCGACACTCGGGCCTGTCGAAGGTCGCGATATTACCCGGGGCGAAGTGCTGCGCGAAGGCACCGATGCCATGATCCTCGGAGTCGGACCGATCCTTGGCGCTTGTCTCGACGCCGCTCAGGCCCTGCAAGCCGAAGGTCTTTCCATCGGCGTGGCCGACCCGCGCCACGTTAAGCCACTCGATACCGATTTGCTCGATCGCTTCAAAGGCATGCCCTTGATTACCGTCGAAGAGAACACCCTTCCCGGCGGATTCGGCGCTGCTGTGCTCGAGTACTTTGAACACAAGGGCTGTCTCGACGAAGTTCGCGTTCGCCGCGTTGGTTTCCCCGACGCGTTCATCGATCACGCCACGCGCGAGGAGCAATTGGCCGACATTGGCCTCGATGTGCATGGGATTACCGCCAGCGTCCGTGAGTTTGTCACGCAACGCGAAGCACAGCCGGTCAGGTAA
- a CDS encoding SDR family oxidoreductase, whose product MIAVTGASGHIGANLVRALLERGEKVRVLVRKDVRAIEGLDVERVEGDVLDVPSLDNLIAGADCVYHLAARITLVPDRDGSVQRINVEGPKNVAEACMRHRIPRLVHFSSIHAFSEFPRDGVVDETRPLTDDSNIFVYDRSKAAGERAIQEAVKRGLNAVIVNPTAVIGPYDFKPSALGSALLDLYEGRMPALVKGGFDWVDVRDICAGAMAAAEKGGVGEKYLLTGHHLPFPQLARIVEAETGLKMPRLSLPMWMAYMGVPFAAFASRITGKPPKFTRASLHALWNHQQISHAKATRELGYSPRPINETIRDTYAWFEKNGYARRKTR is encoded by the coding sequence ATGATTGCCGTCACAGGGGCGTCAGGCCACATCGGCGCTAATCTGGTTCGGGCCTTGCTTGAACGTGGTGAAAAGGTCCGCGTCCTCGTCCGAAAGGATGTCCGCGCCATCGAAGGCCTCGACGTCGAACGCGTCGAAGGCGACGTGCTTGATGTGCCCTCTCTGGACAACCTCATTGCGGGGGCTGACTGTGTCTATCATCTGGCCGCCCGTATTACGCTTGTGCCCGACCGCGACGGCTCCGTGCAGCGCATCAACGTCGAAGGCCCCAAGAACGTCGCCGAAGCGTGTATGCGACACCGCATACCGCGTCTCGTCCATTTCAGTTCTATCCACGCCTTCTCCGAATTTCCGCGTGACGGCGTTGTCGATGAAACGCGCCCGCTAACCGACGACTCGAACATCTTCGTCTACGATCGTTCGAAGGCCGCCGGTGAACGCGCCATTCAAGAAGCCGTGAAACGTGGTCTCAACGCGGTCATCGTGAATCCGACTGCCGTTATCGGACCCTACGACTTCAAACCATCGGCGCTTGGCAGCGCCCTGCTTGATCTGTACGAGGGCCGCATGCCCGCGCTGGTCAAAGGCGGTTTCGACTGGGTCGACGTGCGCGATATCTGCGCCGGAGCGATGGCCGCCGCCGAAAAGGGCGGAGTGGGGGAGAAGTACCTGCTCACCGGCCACCATCTCCCGTTTCCCCAATTGGCCCGGATTGTCGAAGCCGAGACCGGACTCAAAATGCCCCGCTTGTCGCTTCCGATGTGGATGGCCTACATGGGCGTACCCTTCGCCGCGTTTGCGTCGCGTATTACCGGCAAGCCGCCCAAGTTCACCCGTGCCTCATTGCACGCCCTCTGGAACCACCAACAGATTTCCCACGCGAAAGCCACCCGCGAACTCGGTTATTCACCCCGCCCCATCAATGAAACAATCCGCGACACCTACGCCTGGTTCGAAAAGAACGGTTACGCGAGAAGAAAGACCCGCTGA
- the purF gene encoding amidophosphoribosyltransferase: MQDSDENSGNDEHPLDGDRLREECGVFGVFGHPDAATLTYLGLYALQHRGQEGAGIVVSDGGQLRGHRGVGLVADVFKPHRLRPLQGDIAIGHVRYSTFGTSVLKNVQPLMRDYKGGSIALAHNGNLTNAAQLREELENEGRIFQSSTDTEVVIHLVAKSQETQFVDSIVDALNRVVGAYCILATNGEDIVAVRDPHGFRPLWIGRLGDATVFASESCALDIIDAEPVREVEPGEVIVINREGMRSFKPFAKAPLRPCIFEFVYVARPDSVVFGRSVDEVRKQLGRNLAKNDKVEADLVMAVPDSSNQVALGYSHESGIPFDMGFIRNHYVGRTFIEPDQQIRDFGVKIKLNPSRTAVEGKRIVLVDDSIVRGTTSRKIVKMLRRSGVKEIHFRISCPPIVNSCYYGIDTPQREKLIGANMGVDEMRDYLGVDSLKFQTIEDLVSAAGYTMDQFCLACFNNNYPTKTPQEFDPARKNRHHVDMSLDLAGIGVGNQQVPAHW, encoded by the coding sequence ATGCAGGACTCAGACGAGAATTCGGGGAACGACGAGCATCCGCTTGATGGCGACCGGTTGCGCGAGGAGTGTGGCGTATTCGGCGTGTTCGGTCACCCGGACGCGGCAACTCTCACGTATCTGGGGTTGTATGCCTTGCAGCACCGCGGCCAGGAAGGCGCGGGGATCGTTGTGTCTGATGGCGGCCAACTGCGGGGCCACCGAGGCGTCGGTTTGGTTGCGGATGTATTCAAACCCCACCGTCTGCGTCCTTTGCAGGGAGATATTGCGATCGGTCACGTCCGGTACAGCACATTCGGAACGAGCGTGTTGAAGAACGTGCAGCCGTTGATGCGGGACTACAAAGGGGGTTCGATCGCCCTTGCACACAATGGAAACCTGACGAATGCGGCTCAGTTACGCGAGGAGCTTGAGAACGAGGGACGCATTTTTCAGTCTTCCACGGACACCGAAGTGGTCATCCACTTGGTAGCGAAGTCGCAGGAAACGCAGTTTGTCGACAGCATCGTGGACGCACTCAACCGAGTTGTTGGGGCGTACTGCATACTGGCCACCAACGGCGAGGACATCGTGGCGGTTCGCGATCCGCATGGGTTCCGTCCGTTGTGGATAGGCCGACTGGGTGATGCGACGGTTTTTGCGAGCGAAAGTTGCGCGCTGGACATCATTGATGCCGAGCCGGTTCGCGAAGTGGAACCGGGCGAAGTGATTGTCATTAATCGGGAAGGCATGCGCTCGTTCAAGCCATTTGCCAAAGCGCCGTTGCGCCCGTGCATTTTCGAATTCGTCTATGTGGCGCGTCCCGACAGTGTCGTGTTCGGTCGAAGTGTGGACGAGGTGCGCAAGCAGCTTGGACGAAACCTGGCCAAGAACGACAAAGTCGAAGCCGATTTGGTGATGGCGGTACCGGACTCGTCGAATCAGGTTGCGCTGGGGTATTCGCACGAATCGGGCATTCCGTTCGATATGGGCTTCATTCGCAACCACTACGTGGGGCGCACGTTTATCGAACCCGATCAGCAGATTCGCGATTTCGGTGTGAAGATCAAACTGAATCCTTCGCGCACAGCGGTCGAAGGGAAGCGCATAGTGCTGGTTGATGACAGCATCGTGCGCGGGACGACGTCGAGAAAGATCGTGAAGATGCTGCGTCGAAGCGGCGTGAAGGAGATTCATTTCCGGATCAGTTGCCCGCCAATCGTCAATTCGTGCTATTACGGCATCGACACGCCGCAGCGCGAGAAACTCATCGGCGCGAACATGGGCGTTGACGAGATGCGGGACTACTTGGGGGTGGACTCGCTGAAGTTCCAGACGATTGAGGATCTGGTTTCGGCAGCCGGATACACGATGGATCAATTCTGCCTCGCCTGTTTCAACAACAATTATCCGACGAAGACACCTCAGGAATTCGACCCGGCGCGTAAGAACCGTCATCACGTCGACATGAGTTTGGATTTGGCGGGAATTGGAGTAGGCAATCAGCAAGTGCCCGCGCATTGGTGA
- a CDS encoding phosphoribosylaminoimidazolesuccinocarboxamide synthase, with translation MSSQALCETNIPALQPTARGKVRDIYDLGDRLLIVATDRISAFDWVMPVGIPDKGKILTKMSLFWFEMMGDLVKNHLISVNIADFPKVFQEHADQFDGRSMLVHKCEMFPVEFVVRGYLAGSGWKEYKTSQTVCKIALPAGLKESDRLPQPLFTPATKATDGHDINISPEEAAGIIGDDWCEWASTAAIRVYERGRDFALEKGIILCDTKFEFGVREGALVLADEVLTPDSSRFWPADQYQPGKGQPSYDKQFVRDWLETTGWDKNSPPPMLPDEVVTKTREKYVEAYRKLTGRTDISL, from the coding sequence ATGAGCAGTCAAGCGCTTTGTGAAACGAACATTCCCGCCCTTCAACCTACAGCGCGCGGGAAAGTCCGCGACATCTACGATCTCGGCGACCGCCTTCTGATTGTGGCAACCGACCGCATCTCGGCATTCGACTGGGTAATGCCGGTAGGGATTCCCGACAAGGGGAAGATCCTGACGAAGATGTCCCTGTTTTGGTTTGAGATGATGGGCGATCTCGTCAAGAACCATCTGATATCGGTCAACATTGCCGATTTTCCGAAGGTATTTCAGGAGCACGCGGATCAGTTCGACGGGCGCTCCATGTTGGTTCACAAGTGCGAGATGTTTCCGGTGGAGTTTGTTGTCCGGGGGTATTTGGCGGGCAGCGGTTGGAAGGAATACAAGACCAGCCAGACGGTGTGTAAGATTGCGCTTCCGGCAGGTCTCAAAGAGTCGGATCGCCTGCCTCAGCCGTTGTTTACTCCGGCGACCAAGGCGACGGATGGACACGACATCAATATTTCGCCGGAGGAAGCCGCGGGGATTATTGGGGATGACTGGTGCGAATGGGCTTCGACGGCGGCGATCCGGGTGTACGAGCGGGGACGTGATTTTGCGTTGGAGAAGGGTATAATTCTGTGCGACACGAAGTTTGAGTTCGGCGTGCGCGAGGGTGCGCTGGTGCTCGCGGACGAAGTGTTGACACCGGACTCATCGCGTTTCTGGCCGGCGGACCAGTATCAGCCGGGCAAGGGTCAGCCCAGTTACGATAAGCAATTCGTGCGGGATTGGTTGGAGACGACGGGTTGGGACAAGAATTCGCCGCCTCCGATGTTGCCGGACGAAGTTGTGACAAAGACTCGTGAGAAGTATGTGGAGGCGTATCGCAAACTGACGGGGCGTACGGACATCTCGCTATGA
- a CDS encoding 6-phospho-beta-glucosidase, which produces MKIAVIGGGSSYSPELVDGLFSRLDRIPVSEVWMMDPVLDRLEITAGLARRMSEKNGNPFTVHHTTDLRDAVKDAKYVVTQLRVGGIQARINDEKLGMRHGIIGQETTGVGGFACALRTIPRILEIALTMENLSPGGYLVNFTNPSGIITEALLRHSSVTSFGLCNIPIGITMEVVKHMGCAMEDVELDYVGLNHLAWIRGFKIKGKDVTDAVLAKFIEHASEEWDDETICANMVESIKSLRMFLNGYLQYYYATDAALAKIQRKGKTRGEEVVEIEQSLFDKYSKEELKEKPEELSKRGGAHYSTAAFHLIDAIENDRKNRQVICCRNNGAVPTFDKDASVEVAAIIGKDGAAAIPQEAPAPIIRGLMQNIKAYETLTVKAAVDGDREAAFEAMLTHPLMPGAKASKALLEELLEINKEHLQGTFFE; this is translated from the coding sequence ATGAAAATTGCTGTAATCGGGGGCGGTAGCTCTTATAGCCCGGAGCTTGTGGATGGTCTTTTCTCGCGATTGGACCGTATACCAGTCTCGGAAGTGTGGATGATGGACCCGGTGCTGGATCGCCTGGAGATAACCGCCGGGTTGGCGCGGCGCATGTCGGAGAAGAACGGGAATCCGTTCACGGTGCATCACACGACGGACCTGCGGGACGCGGTGAAGGATGCCAAGTATGTGGTGACGCAGTTGCGGGTGGGCGGAATCCAGGCGCGTATCAACGACGAGAAGCTTGGCATGCGCCACGGCATCATCGGCCAGGAGACGACTGGGGTCGGTGGATTTGCCTGCGCGTTGCGAACCATCCCGCGTATTCTCGAGATTGCGTTGACCATGGAGAACCTGTCTCCGGGGGGGTATCTCGTAAACTTCACGAATCCGTCCGGCATTATCACGGAAGCCTTGCTCAGGCACAGCAGCGTGACGAGTTTCGGACTCTGCAACATACCCATCGGTATCACCATGGAAGTGGTCAAGCACATGGGGTGCGCGATGGAGGACGTCGAGCTGGATTACGTGGGACTGAACCACCTGGCGTGGATTCGCGGGTTCAAGATCAAAGGCAAAGACGTGACCGACGCGGTGTTGGCGAAGTTTATTGAGCACGCCAGCGAAGAATGGGACGACGAGACCATTTGCGCGAACATGGTGGAGTCCATAAAGAGCCTTCGGATGTTCCTGAACGGGTATCTTCAGTATTACTACGCGACCGACGCGGCCCTGGCAAAGATTCAGCGAAAGGGAAAGACCCGCGGCGAGGAAGTGGTCGAAATCGAGCAGTCTTTGTTCGACAAGTACAGCAAGGAAGAATTGAAGGAGAAGCCTGAAGAGTTGTCGAAGCGCGGCGGCGCGCATTACTCTACGGCGGCCTTTCACTTGATCGATGCGATCGAGAACGATCGCAAGAACCGTCAGGTGATTTGTTGCAGGAACAACGGGGCGGTGCCGACCTTCGACAAGGACGCGTCGGTGGAAGTCGCCGCTATTATCGGCAAAGATGGCGCAGCGGCCATCCCGCAAGAGGCGCCCGCGCCGATCATTCGCGGCTTGATGCAGAACATCAAGGCGTACGAGACTTTGACGGTAAAGGCGGCAGTCGATGGTGACCGGGAGGCGGCGTTTGAGGCGATGTTGACTCACCCGCTCATGCCGGGCGCCAAGGCGAGCAAGGCGTTGCTGGAGGAACTTCTGGAGATCAATAAGGAACATCTCCAAGGTACCTTCTTCGAATAG
- a CDS encoding diguanylate cyclase has product MQQFRVCVADDDEPAATVLCEGLKLNNYDAFAVYTGADALDACRKGGVDLLLLDVCFPDISGFEVIKSLKESSLTRDIAVIFVSAKGSEADILTGYQLGAVDYITKPYNLPMVMVRVEAAIRARNVTQRLTPADEILCDSAYTDHLTGLRNRRFLLERLQEEVEEAHRYDYPVSCVVFDVDEVRAVDEELGPVSLDDLLVELAMSLRNHSRTFDVLARYDGTLFAVVLPHTPMEQAVSYASKILHEMDSTTFSDPSFPTEVRMSAGIVSCQNGSALSADRVLGQAMRGLLEAKGKRSDRLVACNLSQE; this is encoded by the coding sequence GTGCAGCAGTTTCGCGTGTGCGTCGCCGACGACGACGAACCCGCAGCAACAGTACTCTGCGAAGGTCTCAAGTTAAATAACTATGACGCTTTTGCCGTGTACACGGGTGCCGATGCCCTTGATGCGTGTCGTAAGGGGGGCGTCGATCTTTTACTGTTGGATGTCTGTTTCCCGGACATCAGCGGTTTTGAGGTCATCAAGAGTCTGAAAGAGTCTTCGCTTACTCGCGATATCGCGGTAATATTCGTGAGCGCGAAAGGTTCTGAAGCCGATATTCTGACCGGCTACCAATTGGGCGCCGTCGACTACATCACCAAGCCGTACAACCTGCCCATGGTGATGGTGCGCGTTGAGGCGGCGATTCGCGCGCGCAACGTTACTCAGCGCCTTACGCCTGCCGACGAGATCCTCTGCGATTCCGCGTATACCGATCACCTCACCGGTCTGCGCAACAGGCGTTTCCTTCTGGAGCGCCTTCAGGAAGAAGTCGAAGAAGCCCACCGCTACGACTATCCCGTATCGTGTGTTGTTTTCGACGTGGACGAAGTCCGCGCCGTCGACGAAGAGCTTGGACCCGTCTCGCTGGACGATCTACTCGTCGAATTGGCCATGTCGTTGCGCAACCACTCGCGCACCTTCGACGTGCTCGCTCGCTACGATGGCACCCTGTTTGCCGTCGTGCTGCCGCACACGCCAATGGAACAGGCCGTGAGCTACGCCTCGAAGATTCTCCATGAAATGGACAGCACGACCTTCTCGGATCCGAGTTTTCCCACCGAAGTGCGCATGAGCGCGGGTATTGTCTCCTGCCAGAACGGAAGCGCACTGAGCGCGGACCGTGTCCTGGGGCAAGCTATGCGCGGACTGCTTGAAGCCAAGGGCAAGCGTAGCGATAGACTGGTCGCCTGCAACCTCTCTCAAGAGTAG
- the purD gene encoding phosphoribosylamine--glycine ligase codes for MKVLVVGGGGREHALVWKIAQSPLVKTLYCAPGNPGISRLAECVDIAASDVDGLVRFAAEKQCDLTVVGPEDPLSRGLVDRLEERGLRAFGPVQAAAQLEASKAFAKRIMCKYGIPTAEYAEFDVAWKAIEYVKEKGAPIVVKADGLAAGKGVTVARTVDEAVEAINSAMTERVFGDAGAKVVIEECLIGEEASILAFCDGKTVVPMVPSQDHKAVFDGDTGPNTGGMGAYSPAPVVDERLLEVIHSSILRPTVEGMAKEGTPYKGVLYAGLIITEQGPKVIEFNCRFGDPETQVVLPRMVGDIVPIFGACIDGTLHKQQLAWNDDACVSVVMASGGYPGSFQKGFVISGIDDAERGGALVFHAGTKQTEAGVTTNGGRVLNITAVGSGIPAAIGKAYEAVKRIQFENAHWRTDIGKKALKRLGI; via the coding sequence GTGAAGGTACTCGTAGTAGGGGGTGGGGGCCGCGAACACGCGTTGGTGTGGAAAATCGCGCAGAGCCCATTGGTCAAGACATTGTATTGCGCACCGGGCAATCCTGGTATCTCGCGATTGGCGGAGTGTGTTGACATTGCCGCGAGCGACGTGGATGGATTGGTCCGTTTTGCGGCTGAGAAGCAGTGCGACCTGACTGTGGTGGGTCCCGAGGATCCGCTGTCGCGGGGGCTGGTGGATCGCCTGGAAGAGCGTGGATTGCGCGCGTTTGGCCCGGTTCAGGCGGCCGCCCAATTGGAGGCGAGCAAGGCATTCGCGAAACGGATCATGTGCAAGTACGGCATTCCCACAGCCGAGTACGCCGAATTCGACGTGGCGTGGAAGGCCATTGAGTACGTGAAAGAAAAGGGGGCGCCCATTGTCGTGAAGGCAGACGGCCTTGCGGCGGGCAAGGGCGTAACCGTGGCGCGCACGGTGGACGAGGCGGTCGAAGCGATCAACTCTGCGATGACCGAACGGGTGTTTGGCGACGCGGGCGCGAAGGTTGTTATCGAGGAGTGCCTAATCGGCGAAGAAGCGTCGATACTGGCATTCTGTGATGGCAAGACGGTTGTTCCGATGGTCCCCAGCCAGGATCACAAGGCCGTGTTCGACGGCGACACGGGGCCGAACACGGGGGGAATGGGCGCCTACTCCCCTGCCCCCGTTGTCGATGAGAGACTGCTGGAAGTAATTCATTCAAGCATCCTGCGCCCGACGGTGGAGGGGATGGCGAAAGAAGGCACGCCGTACAAGGGCGTGTTGTATGCGGGCTTGATTATCACGGAGCAAGGCCCGAAGGTCATCGAGTTCAATTGCCGCTTTGGCGATCCTGAGACCCAAGTAGTTTTGCCGCGCATGGTGGGTGATATCGTTCCAATCTTCGGCGCGTGCATCGACGGTACGCTTCACAAACAGCAATTGGCATGGAACGACGATGCGTGCGTGAGCGTGGTGATGGCTTCTGGTGGCTATCCCGGTTCGTTTCAAAAGGGATTCGTGATAAGCGGCATCGACGATGCGGAGCGCGGCGGCGCACTGGTTTTCCATGCCGGGACGAAACAGACCGAGGCCGGAGTGACAACCAACGGCGGCCGCGTGCTGAACATTACGGCGGTGGGATCGGGCATACCTGCTGCGATCGGCAAGGCGTATGAGGCCGTAAAGCGCATTCAATTCGAGAACGCTCATTGGCGCACGGACATCGGCAAGAAAGCACTCAAGCGGTTGGGGATTTGA